Proteins from a genomic interval of Staphylococcus debuckii:
- a CDS encoding amino acid permease: MENNDLKRSMSNRHIQLIAIGGAIGTGLFLGAGKSIALAGPSILLAYIIIGFFLFIMMRALGELLLSNSNYNSFIDIADDYLGHMAGFFTGWTYWFCWVATGIADITAVTKYINFWWPSVPPYLTAIITVILLLGLNLMTVKVYGEIEFWFAIIKVIAILFLIAIGLWMIFTGFTSANHIKSGFSNLYSHGGFFPNGMMGFLLAFQMAVFSFVGIELVGVTARETKDPEKNLPKAINSVGLRIIIFYVISLMVIMSITPWNKLDPNESPFVNLFVLAGIPAAAGIVNFVVLTSAASAANSGLFSNSRMVYGLAVSKSAPSSLGKANRHGVPYNALIFSGVVLFLAALLNYIIPDTVFTVVTTVATIFFIFIWTIILICYIKYRKQHPELHAQSKFKNFFGVIGSYSTLVFFAIVIVILFLAEDTRVALYFSPFWLLLLYVAYRFGGFKNRTSKK, from the coding sequence ATGGAAAACAACGATTTAAAACGCAGTATGAGTAACCGGCACATTCAATTGATTGCCATTGGGGGCGCAATCGGTACTGGATTATTCTTGGGGGCAGGAAAAAGTATTGCGTTAGCTGGGCCTTCCATTTTACTTGCCTATATCATCATCGGTTTCTTTTTATTCATTATGATGCGTGCCTTAGGTGAATTATTACTGTCTAATAGCAACTACAACTCATTTATCGATATCGCTGATGATTATCTTGGGCATATGGCCGGCTTCTTTACAGGATGGACGTATTGGTTCTGTTGGGTGGCTACAGGTATTGCTGATATCACGGCTGTAACGAAGTATATCAACTTCTGGTGGCCAAGCGTACCGCCTTATCTGACAGCGATTATCACAGTTATCTTACTTTTAGGTTTGAACTTAATGACGGTTAAAGTCTATGGTGAAATCGAATTCTGGTTTGCCATTATTAAAGTAATTGCGATTTTATTCTTAATTGCAATCGGTTTATGGATGATTTTCACTGGTTTTACTTCTGCTAACCACATCAAGAGTGGTTTCAGCAATCTTTATTCACACGGAGGATTTTTCCCGAACGGTATGATGGGCTTCTTACTCGCCTTTCAAATGGCGGTCTTCAGCTTTGTAGGAATTGAACTCGTCGGTGTAACCGCACGTGAAACGAAGGATCCTGAAAAGAACTTGCCGAAAGCGATTAACAGTGTCGGACTCCGTATCATTATTTTCTATGTCATCAGTTTGATGGTGATTATGAGTATCACGCCTTGGAATAAACTAGATCCAAATGAAAGTCCATTTGTTAATTTATTCGTACTTGCAGGTATTCCAGCAGCTGCCGGTATTGTTAACTTTGTTGTACTGACTTCAGCGGCCAGTGCTGCGAACAGCGGCTTGTTCAGTAATAGCCGTATGGTTTATGGTCTTGCAGTTTCTAAGAGTGCACCAAGCTCACTCGGTAAAGCTAATCGTCATGGCGTTCCTTATAACGCGTTAATATTCTCAGGCGTCGTTTTATTCTTGGCAGCACTTTTGAACTATATTATTCCAGATACTGTATTTACAGTGGTTACTACTGTAGCGACAATATTCTTCATCTTTATTTGGACGATTATCTTAATTTGCTACATCAAGTATCGTAAGCAGCATCCAGAGTTGCATGCTCAATCTAAGTTCAAGAACTTCTTCGGAGTTATCGGATCTTATAGCACGCTGGTATTCTTCGCAATCGTAATTGTAATTCTGTTCTTAGCTGAAGATACGCGTGTAGCGTTGTACTTCTCACCATTCTGGTTGCTCTTGCTTTATGTTGCATATCGATTTGGCGGCTTTAAAAACCGTACTTCGAAAAAGTAA
- a CDS encoding NDxxF motif lipoprotein translates to MKRIMIMLLACGCILSACSMSGDKEAEHKDKPEKKITQKQPTEKDASKINLHPEIFTKKAKNKNISEAEMKRDIQQYLNADHDLTKISEHYQDAMYSEKGLSKEEANHIKQAGKLTDKNDNNFADYINQNKLPKGYDRNTHKISRYITTSNQYLRDMEEKIDSVMENSKDGKVSIKEIGDIGTDSDVVNGKQQKQIEDWLDKKGIQTRAFTK, encoded by the coding sequence ATGAAACGCATCATGATTATGTTATTGGCTTGTGGGTGTATATTATCAGCGTGCTCTATGTCTGGAGATAAAGAAGCGGAGCATAAAGATAAGCCAGAGAAAAAAATAACCCAAAAGCAGCCGACTGAAAAAGACGCGTCTAAAATTAATTTGCATCCAGAAATCTTTACTAAAAAAGCTAAGAATAAAAATATCAGTGAAGCAGAAATGAAGCGAGACATTCAACAATATCTCAATGCAGATCACGATTTAACTAAGATTTCTGAGCATTATCAAGATGCCATGTATTCAGAGAAAGGTTTGAGCAAAGAAGAAGCAAATCATATTAAACAGGCTGGAAAACTGACAGATAAAAATGATAATAATTTCGCTGACTACATTAATCAAAACAAATTGCCAAAAGGCTATGATAGAAACACGCATAAAATCAGTCGTTATATTACTACTTCCAATCAGTATTTAAGAGATATGGAAGAGAAAATCGATTCGGTTATGGAAAATTCTAAAGACGGAAAAGTTTCTATCAAAGAAATCGGTGACATAGGCACAGATAGTGATGTGGTAAATGGCAAACAACAAAAGCAAATTGAAGATTGGTTAGATAAAAAAGGCATTCAGACACGCGCATTTACAAAATAA
- a CDS encoding ABC transporter ATP-binding protein, with protein MVQVLEIHNLTKRFGKFQALSHLNLTIKEGEIFGYIGPNGAGKSTTIKTILGLLKPTEGSVTLFGQDAFKQPVNIHQHIAYVPGDVNLWPNLTGGEVIDFLLSLQTHVNHARKQELIERFELDIRKKCSAYSKGNRQKVALVTALSIDAELYIFDEPTAGLDPLMEKVFQEYVRDCKARGKTVLLSSHILSEVEQLCDRVGIIRKGKMVEVGTLEEMRHLTRMRFTVETAQPLQDVEQQTGIHDLSKQEDVYRFQVDSDQVGEVIQYLSRFHVKKLESQPPTLEDLFLRHYGEEIKEGD; from the coding sequence ATGGTACAGGTATTAGAAATTCATAATTTAACTAAACGTTTCGGCAAGTTCCAAGCGCTTTCTCATTTAAATTTAACAATTAAAGAGGGAGAAATTTTCGGCTATATAGGACCTAATGGTGCAGGTAAGTCGACAACTATCAAAACAATCTTGGGATTATTGAAACCCACTGAAGGAAGTGTGACATTATTCGGTCAAGATGCTTTTAAGCAACCCGTCAACATTCATCAACATATCGCCTATGTACCAGGTGATGTGAATTTGTGGCCGAATTTAACTGGCGGAGAAGTCATCGATTTTTTATTAAGTTTGCAAACACATGTAAATCATGCACGAAAACAAGAGTTGATTGAACGTTTTGAGCTGGATATTCGGAAGAAATGCAGCGCCTATTCAAAAGGAAACCGTCAGAAAGTGGCTTTGGTAACAGCGTTAAGTATAGATGCCGAACTTTATATCTTTGACGAACCGACTGCAGGATTGGATCCGTTGATGGAAAAGGTATTTCAAGAGTATGTACGAGATTGTAAAGCACGCGGTAAAACCGTACTACTCTCAAGCCATATTCTCTCTGAAGTAGAGCAACTATGTGATCGCGTAGGCATTATTCGAAAAGGCAAGATGGTAGAAGTCGGTACATTAGAAGAAATGCGCCATCTGACACGCATGCGCTTTACAGTAGAAACAGCACAACCTTTGCAAGATGTTGAACAACAAACTGGGATTCATGATTTATCAAAACAAGAGGACGTATACCGTTTTCAAGTAGATTCTGATCAGGTGGGCGAAGTCATTCAATACTTGAGTCGCTTCCATGTAAAAAAATTAGAGAGTCAACCTCCAACACTGGAAGACTTATTCTTGCGTCATTACGGCGAAGAAATTAAAGAAGGTGATTAA
- a CDS encoding ABC transporter permease, with amino-acid sequence MKQNLYHTSKITLFYLKLNKWKMFFWLAGLVLLTLIIPPAFKNIYPDNKELVPVFEMFKSPAMEAMLGKAHLSKVNLASMFAYEMQLFTVILVAIMNILWVAKDTRGEEEDGHLEMMLALPVGRNAVLASAVIQQAILNTVMGIIIGIGLTMMNISHFTVEGGFLHGATLAASGWMFGMLTLVIAQLAVTRSQTTGISISLLLIMYLMRAIGDVSVQGLSNWVPLGWIAHTEVYTNNYWWPVAALIATGLILFVIAYVLSGRRDAEAGMLPSFSGQAKAGWLLKSLLGMQLRLQRTGIIAWGIGMFVLGLAYGSVFGDLDTFFKDNPILQRMLTGNGSNYAEQFVPILMAIMGMMSTIPVLMAIFKVRKEIAIQRDELILSHPVGRTRYLMSFIWIGLLNSILMIILAGLGMYCGEISSMNHPIAFEKIISASLVYIPAILVFAGLAVLVAGWFEKMSILVYLYLAYCFLVVYLGQLLDVKKWLKSITPFGHVPRLPIADMEWSPLLWMLLLAFIFIVTGLIGFRRRDI; translated from the coding sequence ATGAAACAAAATTTATATCACACTTCTAAAATAACGCTATTTTACTTAAAACTAAATAAGTGGAAAATGTTCTTTTGGTTAGCTGGCCTTGTTCTACTTACTCTAATCATACCGCCAGCCTTTAAAAATATTTATCCAGATAATAAAGAATTAGTACCAGTATTTGAAATGTTCAAGAGTCCAGCCATGGAAGCGATGCTAGGAAAAGCACATTTATCTAAAGTGAATCTTGCTTCAATGTTTGCTTATGAAATGCAACTGTTTACGGTCATTCTTGTAGCAATTATGAATATTTTATGGGTAGCTAAAGATACTCGAGGAGAAGAGGAAGATGGGCACTTGGAAATGATGCTTGCTTTGCCGGTTGGACGTAATGCTGTACTCGCAAGTGCTGTCATTCAACAAGCTATCCTTAATACAGTAATGGGGATAATCATAGGAATCGGTTTAACTATGATGAACATCTCGCATTTTACTGTTGAAGGCGGCTTCTTGCATGGGGCAACTCTAGCAGCTTCAGGATGGATGTTTGGAATGCTGACATTGGTAATCGCCCAGTTAGCTGTTACAAGAAGTCAAACCACAGGCATCAGTATCAGCTTATTACTCATAATGTACTTAATGAGAGCGATAGGAGATGTTTCTGTCCAAGGACTATCCAATTGGGTTCCGCTTGGCTGGATAGCGCATACCGAAGTTTATACCAATAACTATTGGTGGCCAGTTGCCGCCCTAATTGCAACGGGGCTTATTCTCTTCGTCATTGCATATGTACTAAGCGGCAGACGTGATGCCGAAGCAGGAATGTTGCCGTCATTTTCAGGACAAGCCAAGGCAGGATGGTTGTTGAAATCACTTTTAGGTATGCAACTGCGATTACAGCGCACAGGCATTATAGCGTGGGGAATTGGTATGTTCGTACTTGGTTTAGCATACGGCTCAGTATTTGGTGATTTAGATACCTTTTTCAAAGATAATCCCATACTGCAACGGATGCTGACTGGCAATGGTTCGAATTATGCCGAACAATTTGTGCCTATACTGATGGCAATTATGGGAATGATGTCCACCATCCCAGTACTGATGGCAATTTTCAAAGTACGAAAGGAAATAGCAATACAACGTGATGAACTTATACTCTCGCATCCTGTTGGTCGTACACGTTATCTCATGAGCTTTATTTGGATAGGTTTGTTGAACAGCATATTGATGATTATATTGGCTGGTCTAGGCATGTATTGTGGCGAGATTAGCAGTATGAACCATCCGATTGCCTTTGAAAAAATCATTAGCGCTAGTTTAGTCTATATCCCGGCTATCTTAGTATTTGCAGGACTTGCAGTTCTAGTAGCAGGATGGTTTGAAAAAATGAGTATACTCGTCTATCTCTATTTGGCTTATTGTTTCTTGGTCGTCTATCTAGGTCAATTGCTGGATGTGAAAAAGTGGTTGAAATCTATCACTCCATTCGGTCATGTTCCAAGACTTCCGATAGCAGATATGGAATGGTCTCCATTATTATGGATGTTGCTGCTTGCTTTTATTTTTATAGTGACAGGACTTATCGGTTTCAGACGCAGAGACATATAA
- a CDS encoding zinc ribbon domain-containing protein YjdM has protein sequence MEKTSPNCPSCGSEYTYLDGALFVCPMCAHEWTQDSVEEAEEALKVRDANGQELADGDTVTVIKDLKVKGASSVIKQGTKVKGIRLVDPEDGHDIDCKIPGFGQIGLKSMYVKKIK, from the coding sequence ATGGAAAAAACTTCACCTAATTGTCCGAGCTGCGGTTCGGAGTATACGTATTTGGACGGCGCATTATTTGTGTGCCCGATGTGTGCGCATGAATGGACACAAGATTCAGTTGAGGAAGCGGAAGAAGCATTAAAGGTACGCGATGCTAACGGCCAGGAATTGGCTGATGGCGACACGGTTACGGTGATTAAAGATTTGAAAGTGAAAGGTGCTTCATCTGTGATTAAGCAAGGCACGAAAGTTAAAGGGATTCGTTTAGTAGATCCTGAAGATGGACATGATATTGATTGTAAGATTCCGGGCTTTGGCCAAATCGGCTTGAAGTCTATGTATGTAAAGAAGATAAAGTGA
- the dhaK gene encoding dihydroxyacetone kinase subunit DhaK, whose translation MKKLIQEKTTILSDMLDGFVLANPETDIIAESVVVRKDKKEKGIALVSGGGSGHEPAHAGYVAQGMLDAAVCGEIFTSPTPDKILEAIKAVDTGDGVLLIIKNYSGDVMNFEMAQEMAEMEDIKVGKVIVRDDIAVEDEELRRGVAGTVFVHKYAGYLSEQGMDLETIVEKVEHLLSGMRTIGMALTPPLVPSTGQLGFDLAGDEIEVGIGIHGERGLKREIIKPVAKIAEELVRTLQKEVSASEVIVMVNGMGGTPLSELNIAAKYINKTLADHDIAVVDWFVGDYMTSLDMQGFSLTLVPNDAEIFEALKAPTASKYFG comes from the coding sequence ATGAAGAAATTGATACAAGAAAAGACGACAATTTTATCGGATATGTTAGATGGTTTTGTATTAGCTAATCCAGAAACTGACATCATTGCGGAGTCAGTGGTGGTAAGAAAGGATAAGAAAGAGAAAGGGATAGCGCTAGTTTCCGGAGGCGGAAGCGGTCATGAACCTGCACATGCGGGATATGTGGCGCAAGGTATGTTAGATGCGGCCGTCTGCGGTGAAATCTTCACTTCGCCTACACCTGATAAGATTCTAGAAGCCATTAAAGCAGTCGATACAGGTGACGGTGTATTATTGATTATTAAAAATTATTCCGGAGATGTCATGAACTTTGAAATGGCACAAGAGATGGCGGAAATGGAAGATATTAAAGTCGGCAAAGTTATTGTACGCGATGATATTGCGGTAGAAGACGAAGAATTGCGTCGTGGTGTAGCAGGTACCGTCTTTGTTCATAAATATGCTGGTTATTTATCAGAACAAGGGATGGATTTAGAAACGATTGTAGAAAAGGTAGAACATCTGCTCAGCGGTATGCGTACTATCGGAATGGCTTTAACACCTCCACTGGTACCTTCCACAGGACAATTAGGCTTTGATTTGGCAGGAGATGAAATTGAAGTCGGCATCGGTATCCATGGGGAACGCGGATTAAAACGCGAAATTATCAAACCAGTTGCTAAAATCGCAGAAGAATTAGTACGGACTTTACAAAAAGAAGTTTCAGCTTCTGAAGTGATTGTAATGGTCAACGGCATGGGAGGCACGCCACTTTCTGAGTTGAATATCGCGGCAAAATACATCAACAAAACGTTAGCCGATCATGACATTGCAGTGGTAGATTGGTTTGTTGGAGATTATATGACTTCCTTAGATATGCAAGGATTTTCATTAACACTCGTGCCGAATGATGCAGAAATATTTGAGGCACTTAAAGCACCCACAGCGAGTAAGTATTTTGGATAA
- the dhaL gene encoding dihydroxyacetone kinase subunit DhaL, translating into MDGLTLKKRLLNLQETFEEREDTLTELDREIGDGDHGVNMVRGFNALADALEDVESVPDVLKTTGMTLMSKVGGASGPLYGFGFVKMAQVAEDEITEENLPKLLQAFSEAVAQRGKVELNEKTMYDVIEPAREAVASGETVDISYLQQLADETYHMMATKGRAAYYKEASREHTDPGAQSSVYILNALIGDE; encoded by the coding sequence ATGGATGGCTTAACACTGAAAAAACGATTATTAAATTTACAAGAAACTTTTGAGGAAAGAGAAGATACATTAACAGAGTTAGACCGTGAAATAGGAGACGGCGACCATGGTGTCAATATGGTAAGAGGATTCAATGCGTTGGCCGATGCACTTGAAGATGTAGAGAGCGTGCCAGATGTATTGAAGACAACTGGTATGACATTGATGTCTAAAGTAGGAGGAGCTTCTGGTCCTTTATACGGCTTTGGATTTGTCAAAATGGCTCAAGTGGCTGAAGATGAAATTACAGAAGAAAACTTACCTAAACTGCTGCAAGCATTTTCAGAAGCTGTAGCCCAGCGTGGAAAAGTGGAGCTGAACGAAAAGACAATGTATGATGTGATTGAACCTGCAAGAGAAGCGGTGGCTTCCGGGGAAACGGTAGACATCTCATATCTGCAGCAATTAGCAGATGAAACATATCATATGATGGCAACGAAAGGCCGTGCTGCTTATTATAAAGAAGCATCTCGTGAACATACTGATCCAGGTGCGCAAAGCAGTGTCTATATTTTAAATGCTCTGATTGGAGATGAATAG
- the dhaM gene encoding dihydroxyacetone kinase phosphoryl donor subunit DhaM, with protein MTSIVVVSHSEEIAEGIQKLIAQMTEGVEVIPVGGSDGTIGTSFEPIQQAIEGLKDDALCFYDLGSAEMNLDMAIEMYEGDYRVEKVEAPIVEGSFLASVNISTGKDFGEVVEAVESEFR; from the coding sequence ATGACCTCAATTGTTGTCGTAAGTCATAGTGAAGAAATTGCGGAAGGTATACAGAAGCTGATTGCACAAATGACAGAAGGTGTTGAAGTGATACCCGTCGGCGGCAGTGACGGCACAATCGGCACTTCATTCGAACCGATACAACAAGCTATCGAAGGATTGAAAGATGATGCCTTGTGCTTCTATGATTTAGGCTCAGCAGAAATGAACTTGGATATGGCAATTGAAATGTACGAGGGCGACTATCGCGTTGAAAAAGTTGAAGCACCGATAGTGGAAGGCAGTTTCTTGGCAAGCGTCAATATTTCGACTGGGAAAGATTTTGGAGAAGTAGTGGAAGCGGTCGAAAGCGAATTCAGATAA
- the galU gene encoding UTP--glucose-1-phosphate uridylyltransferase GalU, with protein sequence MIKKAIIPAAGLGTRFLPATKAMPKEMLPILDKPTIQYIVEEASAAGIEDVIIITGKHKRAIEDHFDNQKELEINLEIKGKIEELNKTQYPTKLVNLFYVRQKEQKGLGDAILCAKQFIGNEPFAVLLGDDIVQADKPAIKQLMEQYEKTGKSIVGVQTVPESQTHRYGIVNPDSQENNLYKVKQFVEKPEQGKAPSNLAIMGRYVLSPSIFEYLESQERGAGGEIQLTDAIERMNNEESVYAYDFDGQRYDVGEKIGFIKTTIDFALNNPEMKDEIKAYIRENIDQ encoded by the coding sequence ATGATAAAAAAAGCAATTATTCCTGCAGCAGGTTTAGGTACGCGTTTTTTACCCGCTACAAAAGCAATGCCAAAAGAAATGTTGCCGATATTAGATAAACCGACTATTCAATACATTGTGGAAGAGGCATCTGCAGCAGGTATAGAAGATGTAATTATTATTACTGGTAAACATAAAAGAGCGATAGAAGATCATTTTGATAACCAAAAAGAATTAGAAATAAATTTAGAAATCAAAGGGAAGATCGAGGAATTAAACAAGACGCAATATCCCACAAAGTTAGTTAATTTATTTTATGTTCGACAAAAAGAACAAAAAGGATTGGGAGACGCAATATTATGTGCTAAACAATTTATCGGCAATGAACCGTTTGCTGTCTTGTTAGGTGACGATATTGTTCAAGCAGATAAACCTGCTATAAAACAGTTAATGGAGCAATATGAGAAAACAGGAAAATCAATTGTAGGCGTACAGACAGTTCCAGAAAGTCAAACGCATAGATATGGAATTGTAAATCCTGATTCGCAAGAAAACAATTTATATAAAGTGAAGCAATTTGTGGAAAAACCTGAACAAGGTAAAGCACCATCGAATTTAGCTATAATGGGACGTTATGTTTTATCTCCATCTATTTTTGAATATTTGGAAAGCCAAGAACGTGGCGCCGGCGGAGAAATTCAACTAACCGATGCGATTGAACGTATGAATAATGAAGAATCTGTCTACGCGTACGACTTTGATGGCCAAAGATATGATGTAGGGGAAAAAATCGGTTTTATAAAAACGACAATTGATTTTGCATTGAATAATCCTGAAATGAAGGATGAAATTAAAGCATACATTAGAGAAAACATAGATCAATAA
- a CDS encoding CDP-glycerol glycerophosphotransferase family protein produces the protein MPTEKILNEAQYELSQLYDNKYEKILSKNLGQRIIEHYNNYKNEEIESKTILYETFHGKSLTDNPYAIFKKIIHDEKFRDYQHIWVINNSEPYKDYQKIKNVKFVSVNSDEYLYYLATAKYLINNTSFPPYFLKRKEQIYLNTWHGTPLKTLGKDMKGPLNQLKNLQRNFIQADYILSPNAFTTEKLAASHNLIGIYEGEFLETGYPRIDLITETKEKDIIKKLKKYIKVNPKKKLVLYAPTWRGNVGEEKDIKKEIKDIIRNMQNNLGDSYQLLLKVHPLLFKFFKNDKELGAIFIPDFIDMCEILSVIDVLITDYSSVFFDFYVRNKPIILYTYDKEEYLKERGTYLEFEDLGCYIANNQKELNQLLQNP, from the coding sequence TTGCCGACAGAAAAGATATTAAATGAAGCTCAATACGAACTTTCTCAATTATATGATAATAAATATGAAAAGATTTTATCAAAAAATTTAGGACAAAGAATCATTGAACATTACAATAATTATAAAAATGAGGAAATAGAATCAAAAACTATTCTTTATGAGACATTTCATGGGAAAAGTCTAACAGATAATCCTTATGCTATTTTTAAAAAAATAATTCATGATGAAAAGTTTAGAGACTATCAACATATATGGGTTATTAACAATTCAGAACCATACAAAGACTATCAAAAAATTAAAAATGTTAAATTTGTAAGTGTAAATTCAGATGAGTATTTATATTACTTGGCTACTGCAAAATACTTAATCAATAATACTTCTTTTCCGCCTTACTTTTTAAAAAGAAAGGAACAAATATATTTAAACACTTGGCATGGTACACCTTTAAAAACTCTAGGAAAAGATATGAAGGGACCATTGAATCAGCTTAAAAATCTACAGAGAAACTTTATTCAAGCTGATTATATTTTATCTCCTAATGCCTTCACAACTGAAAAGTTGGCAGCTTCTCATAATTTAATAGGTATATATGAGGGAGAATTTTTAGAAACAGGATATCCTAGAATAGACTTAATTACTGAGACTAAAGAAAAAGATATCATTAAAAAATTGAAAAAGTATATTAAAGTAAATCCGAAGAAAAAATTGGTTTTATATGCACCTACATGGAGAGGGAATGTAGGGGAAGAAAAAGATATTAAAAAAGAAATCAAAGATATCATTAGAAATATGCAAAATAATTTAGGGGATAGCTACCAACTTCTTCTGAAAGTTCATCCTCTGTTATTTAAATTCTTTAAAAACGATAAGGAATTAGGAGCAATTTTCATTCCGGATTTTATAGATATGTGTGAAATACTCTCTGTAATTGATGTTCTGATAACTGATTATTCAAGTGTCTTCTTTGATTTTTATGTCAGAAATAAACCTATCATTCTATATACTTATGATAAAGAAGAATATTTAAAAGAACGTGGAACATATTTAGAATTCGAGGATTTAGGTTGCTATATTGCAAATAATCAAAAAGAATTAAATCAATTACTGCAGAACCCTTAA